ATAGTGGTTTGTGCGCCCTCTGTGGGATTCTTAATGAAGGCGCTGAATGGTTTGTATAACACTTTCTTCCACAGGGGTATGGTGGGCCAGAAGTGTCGGCCAAGCTCAGTGCGAATAACTCCAGGGTGGAGGCTGTACGTTGTTACTCCAGTACCTAAATAAAGACATGTAAAACATGATGACCTCAATGTATTTATCCTTGTAAAGAAGCCTGAAAAAAACTTCAAATCAAtcttaaattatatattttgtacCTCACACCCGTAACGAACTATTCAGAGggggaacaaaacaaaattttggtGATATAAGGGACCACAAATAggttcaataaaataaatgttaatgaaatatttgttatttatttttttaaagttagtaTTACATGACTTCCCTGGTGTACGATTATAATATGATACATACAGAGGCCAATTTCTCTTAATGTTCAAAACTGGAGGGCCTAAAAGCTTTAAGCACAACATAGGTGTGTTGTGTCTATCTTCTTAAGTTGGAGGGTGGCTATAGACGGCTGAATgatataactttaaaaaaatttttttttacaaataaaggtGAAAATGAAGTACAGAAAGCTCTTCCAGAAACCAGGCTATTGTCCTGGGGCCATTATTGACTCCCCACTTTTTCCACTGTATTATCTGTACCCATGTAAAAACTGATTaacaagttaaaacatttatatgGAACTTTATGGAGGgataaacttttcacatttggttatttttttattcattataagtaaatcaaatcagtttaaaaaactACAGTTCATTTTCTGCTACCATGaatgtaataaaacacatttcaaatcaCTGATGTTTGTTTACAGCCATCTGTGAAGAAAAATGGAGTAAATCCTTCAATGTTCCAcagttttaaacagtttatgtTCTGAGGCACAACTGAAAACATCCACATCCTCTTTGGAATCCTTTATAGATTTTAAGTTAAGAGACAAGGTGCTCTGACTGCTATTGCTCTTTGTGATGTGGTTAATAGTTGGAATGTGTCTCTcgggttttatttatttaacagctGTTAATGCAAATATTGTTAAGTTTTACAGCGTAAATTCTGTTAAATTATCACAAGCTAGATCCATGGACTTTTAATCCAAATGCCAGCACTTCCTCCACCTCTCCCGTAACTGTACTACTGCTTCTGTGTCCCCTGCTACTACTAATGTACCCACAGCTACTGCTGTTTCCTCCGCAGTTAAATCCAGGGTTTTAGTTGGAACTTTACACAgcaaaataaatggtaaaagcaaaggcaaaaatatttatttgattaacgTTGTCTTACTGATTATCTTTTATAGGCGGGGCTGTCTATGTGGTGTGCTGATGTATTTGCCTTCTGTCAATTGcattctctctctcccctcagtTTGTCTAAAAATGTATCATCAATACCAagagttttcactttttttcattttcattaattcattagattttttaaatctcGCTTTCTGTGGTGTGAATTTGCCGCCGTTGagtccttttccttttttgttttctttttttatgtgttttatttgtgaactCTCTTCAAAGTtcacaaataacaaaaacgGAAGAGACATTGACAAATGAAAATGGGACGACTATAAGTTCCATGGGAACATTGTAGGTCTCATTTGAAATGCAGTTTagcagtttttgtttatattttttattgaaaaaactgACAATACAGTGGCTGCTAagtaaatgataataataataatggagcATGTTTTGCTACTtaataggaaaaataaaatttggattTATAGTGAACGATATTACAGCAAATAGGAATTTATTTTATAGCTTTTAAACCATCTTTACAATACATGTTGACATCTGTATGTTggaataataatctgaaaatacattaaagtaaGTTGATAAAGAGCTTTGTACCTTGTAACCTTTTACTCAGCTCCCTTGTAAAGAGGACATTGGCGAGTTTACTTTGAGAGTAGCTTCTCCAAGGATTATAGTTTTTCTCTTGATTTATATCATCAAAGTTGATTTGACCTGTGAAATAAAGACAGGACATTCTtatttaaagaactgcaaagatgtaaaacataaaagaacCATTGAAAGATTTCACAGCATAGCAAATAGGAGAAAATAACTTCACCTCTTTCATGTGCTAAACTGGAAACATTGACAATGCGGCTTGGTGCTGACTGCTTTAGGAGATCCAAGAGGCAGTTTGTTAGAAGGAAATGGCCAAGATGATTCACACCAAACTGCATATCAAACCCATCTTCAGTTTTCCATTGTGGGCAGCACATAACCCCTAAAGATAAGAACATTGGTTTATTTACTTAACCACAGAAATGTCTGACAGCTGTTGAACACGCAACACCCCTGATCAAGAGTCAGGTTGATCAGGGGTCAACCTGATCAACCATTAGCCACCTGCATTATTGATGAGAACATCCAGACGCGTTTCACTTGCTGAAATGTCTTTTGCAAACAGACGCACCGACTGCAGGGAAGCCAAGTCCAACTTTTTGACAACAACATTGTTATTTCCACTCTTCTTTTTAACTTCCTCTGCAGCATTGTTAGCTCTGCCCATGTCTCTGCAGGCCAGGATTACCTTCGCACCTGTTACACAAAGGCACAAGCCGTAATATTAAACAGAACTGTGTATTTCTCACAATATTTAACACCAAGGTAAAATATTAACCTCTTCTGGCCAGGTCAACGGCGGTCTCTTTGCCGATTCCAGTGTTGGCTCCGGTGATCAGGACAGTCTTTCCATCTAAGCGGGCTTTGCTGCGACACACACCCCCGGCCATccatttttttaatccaaacaaGCCCACTCCTATAGAAAAAATGTCCAGATAGTTaccaaaataaatctaaaaactaTTCCTTCTCTTAGTACTTCCTTCAAAATTAGATCTGTACATAATTAAGATTactaaaccattttttttttgaaaacccaGATGATGATGCCATATAATGGTAAGTTTCTAATGCAATTTCCAGACACCTGAAGGTGTCATGattatctttgaaaagcatgaTGCAAAATGTGGATGTCGACcgcaaaacaaaagaaaacgcAAGATAAGATACTAAGTGAAACTGGTAAGTGCCATCATCTGCAGTGAAATGAGGCTTGTACTGTCATGGGCTCAAAGGCAGCTCAAAAAAGAACAAGCCATTTCCCCGAAAGCAAAGATAGATTACAGTTTACAAATGCACACtggagcaaatatcttagttatGAAAACAAGTCCTCTGATCTGATGAAAAAACTGAACACTCTGACCATAATGACTATTGTtacatttagaggaaaaaagtggaaatgttaaagcctgaaaagaaaatagtaactgAGAAATATAAGGGTGGCAGCAATATTAACAAGCAACTGGcttgttaaagaaaatatttaaaaagtgataataataaaaacatcccCAGAAATTTATTGTTTCATCCAAACAGAGAGTGACCCTAAATTATACcccaaattatttctgaattaaaGTTCTTAATTTAAACCTAGATGGCactttgtgaataaaaaatattttaggtaaTCAtaactaacctaaaacaagagcaACTTAgactgatttaatgtcagagagtgaagaaaaaatgttgtgTATCTTTCTTGCAAAGTATATGAACATAACAAACCTGTATTTCATCGAAGTCTTGTTCCACCTTTTcataagaaaatgtattattttgcattttgagcTCTTGGTTAAATTCAAATGACTTGGGGCAATTTCTTTGACTAAGAAAAATAAGTCAGCTTGCATTTTCAAGGAAAACTAGCCAAGAGCAAGCTGTCTGAACTGCTGTTTTAAAGAGTGAGTTggtattattatatatttttttagtgtccaggatttttttaaatatttagaattttcCTCCTGGATACATTTTGTAGTAAAATTATTCTTGTCTCATCTCTAGTTagtgagaaaaacagaagtagTAGATACTAAACTACATTAAGGTCCACAACTTTAACAGTTTTTAGGGCTAAGCCTTGCTGGtaatgtttatgtttcagtATGTGGCAGACAAGAACTGCACTACACAAATGAAGATATAAAAATGCAGATAATAAGAAAACTAATGACAGGAGTGACAGTGTAGAAATAGAGTAAAAGCCCAGAGAGATGTGTAGAAAGAGACATTGCAGTAGAGAAGGTATGTGAAGGGTAGATGCCAGGGTAGGAGATGCTCTCTGAAGAGCTGGGTTTTTAAGAGTTTTTGAAGACAGTCGTGGAGACCCGTTTTGCTCAGTGGGACATTCCACCATCGTGAAACGACACATTGAAAAGATCATGTACACATTTATAAACAATGAAAGTATGGTAAGCAACTAGCCTACTGTATTGCCCAACATTAGTGATTACAgaaattatttatgtaaaatgcCTCAGTATCCTCTTGCTCGAGTAATAAGCCAATTACAAAACTGCAAGAAACAAAATCCTAAACAACTTCTCAGACAGGTCTGACTAAGTACGCACCATTTTCCAGCCGGTACACAGAGCAGTGTACTATGTGGGCggagattaaagttagaatttaCATTGTAGAAATACGACACCGAATGCAGGAAAAATAAACTCCAACCGTATTAATGATATAAGCATACACAGATTTgtctatattttgttttaataccaTTTGAGTCAGTATCTAACTCATCAACATGTGTAAAACACGCGATCTCTGGAAATGTATGTTTAAGTTTCGCACATTTATAGTCAACGACTTAATCATATAGTGAGCATACTGCTGTACTAGGTCTCTCATTTAAGGCAAAGTGTTTGTTCTCGTTCACAAAAACTCCATAATGACCGCTCGTGTCACTGGCCGACTCGCGCGCCGGCTGACTGTCAAGGAACGTACCAACTGTTAAAAGATGTCCTCGAAGTGCAGTTAGTAACTTTTTGTTAGCCTTGTGTGCCATGTTTCCATCCATCAGATAATTATCATGagataataaatatatatctaaaagAATCGAATACAGCTTCACCCTTTAAGCTCTGGAAGCTTCGGGAATtcgtttatttcaataaatgtattttttttgggCAGAGCCAAGTTACTAAAACATTATAAATGCGGCACACGACTTAATATTATTCATAACTAAGTGATATATTTAAAacgattttttaaataaagactcGGGACGCCAGTACGTTACCTGTAAGTGTGACCACAGCAATAGTTTTAGGGTACTCTAGCAAAAATGACCTTGTAGCTGTGATGGCCTCCATTGCTTTACTATAGCTGGACTCCAATGGATGAAAAAGGAATAGCGGACTCTGTTCAAGTCTGTTCAGCAAACCAGCACCAGAAGAGCAGGTTAAACAACTTGTTACCAAAAAAAGCTCTTCTGCCTCCCACAGATACGTAACACACAGAGGAAGTACCGCCCACTGCCACAATAAAGAGGAAGCTCAAGCTCATTGGCTCCCCAATGCCCCTGAAAAACAACGATAGTGTAAGCTTTATGAGGAGATATTAAAAAGTCCTAAATAATTTTGATGATCGGTTGTTGAGACTTAATCGTCGAACTTAGGTCTATATATAGGGGTCATTGTGCCTGATCCATGTATGAtgtataataatattaataatacagttttttttatttgtttgtttacaatATCACAAGAACTGTCTAATTTTGTGGACAAACTACGTGAAATCCAAAATTTGTTAATTCGTTATTGAAACGTAACTGAGGGTTAAGGTGTATGCTGTAGAGAAGCAGATGTCTGATTCATTTATGCCATTCAATTATGtacattaaattttttgtatgCTTTGCTCTTGCTTTGTTATAGTCCAATACCTTCAGAGTCTAGGTATTACTTTTTGCTACACTGTTATTCTTCCAACAGCCTGTTTCACAAATTAAATCACTAACTTGCAATGTTGTTTTCCCCACTAAGCAAATGactatatgaaaaaataaactaaaaaaattaaacatgttaataaaaaaacttcaGCGGGCGTTGATCTTTTAGTAAAACCATATTTCAGCAACCCTATTCCATGAATAGTAGCAATAAAATATccctgaaaataaataaataaatagtagcAGCAGATAGTATCAGTCATCACATTATGAAGCTTTGTTTGTAAACGTTTAGTGAAATTTTGCTTTTCCCACTGGTGTattaagtaaaaagaaaatacagtgaCATGATCAATAGAAAGGGTTACATCTCATGCAGCAATTTACAATATCATTTCATTGCATTTTGCAAAGTAAGGTCAAGAGCAgcacacattaaaatgaatgttgTGAATTTGAGCCAGTAGAGGTCAGTGCAGGCTCACCAACAGATTAGCAGTGCTTCTCTGTGGACCCCAGCAGATGGAGCATCTGCATCATATCCAACCTTCAGACAATTAGAATATAtagtatatatctatatatatatttagatattttattctcAGCAGTCCAGtatgttgaatttgtttttatggaaattatGGTACATAGCATGAAAGAATGTTCTTAATTCCTATTAGTACAAAGGGTTAGTTCCTGCGATTGTTTTAGGAGACAAAAGCTgaaacccaccagtaagaacaGTAATAATAGCATTCGCCTACACTCTTAAATTCAACCCGACGTCTGCTGAAAGCCTCAActgactttaaataaaacatttgcaccGTGCATACtgatgtgagaaaaaaaaaaaataccactgTGTCCTATCAAAAAGTCATGTCCTCCTTCTGAACTTCAGAGCTCTGTGGAGTTTTCTGGTATGAGTCTGGACGAGGGTTAAGCATAGTGACCTGACCTTGGGGTTAATACTTTGACATCTGAGAAAATCTAAAGGAGTGTACGCAGACATGTTAACTGATTGAGTCTTCAAGGACTATTGTCGAACATAAAGGATTATGCAATTGTCACTGACTCCTACCTCCCTATTTCGTCATTACAGTCTCTCATTAAAGATGCAGGGCCAATCTGTGCACTTCCAGTTTTACTAGGAAACAGTAAGTTTTGATATCTCCAGTCAGACATAGGCAGATTTAAATCTCtgaattttaattgtatttttcaaatcaCTACAACGTCTATTCTTCCCAGAGTGCGTCAGAGGTGACCCGACTGCTGGCACTCAGCCAAACCTGTCATATGATTGCTCTGCTCACTTCACAGTCACTCTCCCATTATGGCAAGCTTCCCCTGCTAAAATTAGAGGGCCCTCTGCTGATACTTTTTGGAATGTGACTTTACGGCTTGAATTCTACTGACGATTTATTATCAAGATAAATTTCACAGTGTTCCTGATAgtaatttctatttatttaacaaacagtTTGCTAAAAAAGACAGAGAAGTAAACTGAAAAAGGGTTATGGATTAACAGCTATAGTGTtcataaaaagatttttataagTCTAAGAGGTCAAGGCTGTGGAAGAAAGCAAAATGACTAACAGGtactatgaaataaaaatgagtgcAGCAAGACAGAGAAATGTACacatgaaagacaaaaatttgCGACTGAAAGGACTAGGAAGATATAGGCTGTGTTGCAGCTTTGTCTTATtgtaagtgtgtgttttttttatacaatgcGATTTATTAGAAACTTAGGCggtagatcaacacaaagtagtgcacgactttaaacaaaaataatacacGATTTTCTGGGAGTGGAGAGGATCATAAAGAAATATCTGAAGACAGGcaacatgcatttgtattctcCCTTCTAAGTCAATCATTTGTAGAAACAACTGCTGCAAATCATTTCCTTCTTCCATCTAAAGAGGGAGTTTTTTGTCCCTTCCTCTTTGCAACCTCAgtctcagtcagactggatggagagtgCCTggtaaaatctaaatttatatTGCCAGGTGAAGGATGTGAAGAAGTGGAAAGTAACTACTGTAGCTACATCTTCtcactgcaacaacaaaaaaaaaaaatagaagagaGAAAGACTTCTGGGAGTAGTTGAACTATggaatacttttttcttttatttgagtTGTATTATAACTTAGTcatgctactcttacttgagaaAAATTTCTGGCTACTTTACCTATCGGAAGTAACCTCCCTGAATGAAgaacaatgttttaaataaaaatggaccAAACATAGACAGTTAATGTCAAAGTCAGTATTCTCATTTATACCACATGGATTAATATAAGTGTCAATCTGATAAATCTACCTTGTCATTTGGAGGATAAGTGATAATACAGTAAACTGTAGATATTGTCACTGAAAGTACCTTAATTCT
Above is a window of Xiphophorus hellerii strain 12219 chromosome 2, Xiphophorus_hellerii-4.1, whole genome shotgun sequence DNA encoding:
- the LOC116732754 gene encoding retinol dehydrogenase 12-like isoform X2 — its product is MSCVGYKQDLLTDRVGLFGLKKWMAGGVCRSKARLDGKTVLITGANTGIGKETAVDLARRGAKVILACRDMGRANNAAEEVKKKSGNNNVVVKKLDLASLQSVRLFAKDISASETRLDVLINNAGVMCCPQWKTEDGFDMQFGVNHLGHFLLTNCLLDLLKQSAPSRIVNVSSLAHERGQINFDDINQEKNYNPWRSYSQSKLANVLFTRELSKRLQGTGVTTYSLHPGVIRTELGRHFWPTIPLWKKVLYKPFSAFIKNPTEGAQTTIYCAVEKSLENESGLYYSDCARKATAPQGRDDEVAKKLWDLSASMVGLTQSE
- the LOC116732754 gene encoding retinol dehydrogenase 12-like isoform X1 — its product is MEAITATRSFLLEYPKTIAVVTLTGVGLFGLKKWMAGGVCRSKARLDGKTVLITGANTGIGKETAVDLARRGAKVILACRDMGRANNAAEEVKKKSGNNNVVVKKLDLASLQSVRLFAKDISASETRLDVLINNAGVMCCPQWKTEDGFDMQFGVNHLGHFLLTNCLLDLLKQSAPSRIVNVSSLAHERGQINFDDINQEKNYNPWRSYSQSKLANVLFTRELSKRLQGTGVTTYSLHPGVIRTELGRHFWPTIPLWKKVLYKPFSAFIKNPTEGAQTTIYCAVEKSLENESGLYYSDCARKATAPQGRDDEVAKKLWDLSASMVGLTQSE